AACAAACATATTTGCTGGCTTGTTATAAAATTCCTCTGGTTTTCCTACTTGTTGTATAACACCTTTATCTAATAAAACAATTTTAGTAGCCATAGTCATTGCTTCTGTTTGATCATGTGTTACATATATAGTTGTTGTTTCTAAACTCTTATGAATTCTAACTAATTCTACTCTCATGTGTTCTCTTAGTTTAGCATCTAAGTTTGATAATGGCTCATCCATTAAAAATATCTTAGGTTTTCTAACTATTGCACGACCTAGTGCTACCCTTTGTCTTTGTCCACCTGATATATCTGATGGTCTTGAGTATAGATAATCTTCTATTTTTAGAACTTGTGCTGCTTCTTTTACTCTATCATGTATAATTTTTTTATCTATTTTTCTCATCGCTAATGAAAAAGCCATATTATCATATACAGTCATATGTGGATATAGTGCATATGATTGGAAAACCATTGCTATATCTCTATCTTTTGATGCTAATTTATTAACAACCTTGTTTCCAAATATTAGTTCTCCTTCTGTTATTGAGTTAAGACCTGCTATCATTCTTAATAATGTAGACTTCCCACAACCACTTGACCCTAATATTACACAAAAATCTTTATCTTCTATTTCTAAATCTATATTTCTTATAGTAAATGCATCTCTACCTTCATATTTTTTACCTAAATTTTTTAAAGTAACTTTCATTTTTCCTCCTAACCTTTAACTGAACCTTTTGTTAATCCTGATACTAATTCTTTTTGTAAGAACATAAATAGTAAAACTATTGGTATTGCTGTAAGTAGCCCACCTGCAGCAAATGCTGTTTGATTAAATGTTCTTTCATCATTTATTAGCGTAAATAATCCTGCTGCTAATGTATAACTCTTTGGATTAGTTAAAAGTACACTTGGTAATAAATAATCCATAAATGGCCCTATAAATGACCAAAGTGCTATTATTGCAAGCATAGGTCTCGCTATAGGCATTATTATTAATCTATAAACTTTAAGGCTAGAACAACCATCTATTTTTGCTGCTTCATCTAATTCCATTGAAATTGAATCAATATATCCTTTTAGTATGAAGGTATTAGTTGCTATTCCACCTATTGCATATATTAGTATCAACATTAATTGTCTACTAAATATAGGTACTACTGATGATATTATTTGGAATAAT
This is a stretch of genomic DNA from Oceanivirga salmonicida. It encodes these proteins:
- a CDS encoding ABC transporter ATP-binding protein, encoding MKVTLKNLGKKYEGRDAFTIRNIDLEIEDKDFCVILGSSGCGKSTLLRMIAGLNSITEGELIFGNKVVNKLASKDRDIAMVFQSYALYPHMTVYDNMAFSLAMRKIDKKIIHDRVKEAAQVLKIEDYLYSRPSDISGGQRQRVALGRAIVRKPKIFLMDEPLSNLDAKLREHMRVELVRIHKSLETTTIYVTHDQTEAMTMATKIVLLDKGVIQQVGKPEEFYNKPANMFVAKFIGSPTMNLVSGSIKNGKFVSDNGEIVLETPEHISKTYEGQIITVGIRSERFLSKESDKNSFTAKIDVIEMLGKEKSIYVKLKDDTQIIITVPGHFEYNVGEYHKFTFDLEALHWFAEDGNRIEK
- a CDS encoding sugar ABC transporter permease, with the protein product MLFKKKKKSDLYLSDKPPLSLAGKISLAISYAILIAWAIIIIIPLFEMIQSSFNGSQGKNIIANTKFVFSLKHFKYLLNNTLFLRWVVNTLYVAITTAVLNLIVVSLTGYVYSRYRFSGRKKSLMAIMLIQVVPAFGGIVAYFTLFQIISSVVPIFSRQLMLILIYAIGGIATNTFILKGYIDSISMELDEAAKIDGCSSLKVYRLIIMPIARPMLAIIALWSFIGPFMDYLLPSVLLTNPKSYTLAAGLFTLINDERTFNQTAFAAGGLLTAIPIVLLFMFLQKELVSGLTKGSVKG